From the genome of Melioribacteraceae bacterium, one region includes:
- a CDS encoding DUF2190 family protein, with product MKTEQPLLITSVTAAASIPKNRFVGFSGNLPSAGAVCLGVSNAETSPGEQMPVTVIGIVLVVAAATIAAGDPVESDSAGKAIPKTSGALTGYALDPGVTGDSIRILLK from the coding sequence ATGAAAACCGAACAGCCATTATTGATTACATCCGTTACTGCCGCAGCTTCTATTCCTAAAAACCGCTTTGTCGGTTTCAGCGGCAATCTTCCTTCAGCCGGTGCCGTATGTCTTGGAGTATCCAACGCTGAAACTTCCCCCGGGGAGCAGATGCCTGTAACTGTAATAGGGATTGTACTAGTCGTCGCAGCCGCAACTATAGCTGCGGGTGATCCGGTTGAATCTGATTCAGCTGGTAAGGCAATTCCTAAAACGTCCGGCGCTCTTACAGGATACGCTCTGGATCCCGGCGTAACAGGTGATTCTATACGGATTCTGCTTAAATAG